The Solibacillus sp. FSL W7-1436 genome window below encodes:
- a CDS encoding TetR/AcrR family transcriptional regulator: MNQRKRQVLDSALQLFIEKGFHETSIQDILDKALISKGTFYNYFPSKVECFKSIMEQTRYEASLLRHEMLLNQDITDENLLLEQILVLMQINKKQNLVSLFENIFQSNDKELRHLLERYRLLEIEWVSNRFIDIFGEKVRPYSLELAILYFAMVHHLTYSHRLFYSKMIDQKKILQIALRNIKAIYPVMLENGEILITQDALQLVEEKKIYQSITKSDLIEKVQGFLDQLQLDTDNETGTQFTESILDELQRNELRLAVIETLLKPFREAFANTPHAGENVELANLLWYFIKNGDQK, encoded by the coding sequence ATGAATCAACGAAAAAGACAGGTACTTGATAGTGCATTGCAGCTTTTTATCGAAAAAGGCTTTCATGAAACATCAATACAGGACATTTTAGACAAAGCGCTTATTTCGAAAGGGACATTTTATAATTATTTCCCATCTAAAGTGGAATGTTTTAAGTCGATTATGGAACAGACCCGATACGAAGCAAGCTTATTACGGCATGAAATGTTGCTAAATCAAGATATTACCGATGAAAACTTATTATTGGAACAAATTCTCGTTCTTATGCAAATCAATAAAAAACAAAACTTGGTATCCTTGTTCGAAAATATCTTTCAGTCGAATGACAAGGAGCTCCGACACTTATTGGAACGCTATCGCCTATTGGAAATTGAGTGGGTATCCAATCGATTCATCGATATTTTTGGCGAGAAGGTCCGTCCCTATTCGCTTGAGCTAGCCATTTTATATTTCGCGATGGTTCACCATTTAACCTATTCCCACCGCCTCTTCTACAGTAAAATGATCGACCAGAAGAAAATTTTGCAAATTGCATTGCGTAACATTAAAGCGATTTATCCTGTTATGTTGGAAAATGGTGAAATCCTCATTACACAGGATGCACTTCAGCTAGTCGAAGAGAAAAAAATTTACCAGTCGATTACAAAGAGTGATTTAATCGAAAAGGTCCAGGGATTCCTTGACCAGTTACAACTGGATACTGACAATGAGACGGGGACTCAATTCACTGAAAGTATTCTGGATGAACTGCAGCGTAATGAGTTGCGTCTTGCGGTTATTGAAACACTGCTTAAACCTTTCCGCGAAGCTTTTGCAAACACACCGCATGCCGGGGAAAATGTGGAACTTGCAAATTTATTATGGTACTTCATCAAAAATGGTGACCAGAAGTAA